One Gemmatimonadota bacterium genomic region harbors:
- a CDS encoding nuclear transport factor 2 family protein — protein sequence MTRFSCTRMAFVATLLCALHRTAGAQSPDARTAVIALADSALSAITRGDVVALTDLMVPEAVMFPTSTRDGVTTYRARTRESQRGAPIQGVVERGFRPEAMVNGGVAMVWLPYDLYRNGAWSHCGVDVFTFVKTDGKWRIASMAWSAEQPPVCEKHPSGPPPTR from the coding sequence ATGACCCGATTCTCCTGTACGCGCATGGCCTTCGTGGCGACACTGCTGTGCGCACTCCATCGGACGGCGGGTGCCCAATCGCCCGACGCGCGCACCGCGGTGATCGCGCTGGCCGATTCCGCACTTTCCGCCATCACCCGGGGTGATGTCGTGGCCCTGACCGACCTCATGGTGCCCGAAGCGGTGATGTTCCCGACCTCCACTCGGGACGGCGTGACCACGTACCGCGCCCGGACGCGCGAGTCCCAGCGTGGTGCGCCGATCCAGGGAGTGGTCGAGCGCGGCTTTCGTCCCGAGGCGATGGTCAATGGTGGGGTCGCCATGGTCTGGCTTCCCTACGATCTCTACCGCAACGGGGCCTGGTCCCATTGCGGGGTGGACGTCTTCACGTTCGTGAAGACCGACGGCAAGTGGCGTATTGCATCCATGGCGTGGAGCGCCGAACAGCCGCCGGTCTGCGAGAAACATCCGTCGGGTCCCCCGCCGACGCGCTAA